Proteins from a single region of Prinia subflava isolate CZ2003 ecotype Zambia chromosome 10, Cam_Psub_1.2, whole genome shotgun sequence:
- the PTPRC gene encoding receptor-type tyrosine-protein phosphatase C isoform X2, producing MKAEISGMETTTTTTLPGATLAHSTHLSAHAERSPGAAPTGPARTGSSAALPARTPSAAGNAAPDDYNSTSLHSTNSSDSMPASTGISPTLSSTHTIETTTAIPEATCDIIEDTKDCKNNSEMAEVILKNLPEDREYFILGDGINKTVSSSNRSVELPKCQIYTVQVKNGKCSDSSASSFRVPKVISGTLAADYITNTSAELCWKRSLTCANVAVTCNDSWSTHLRHENQFCGILEHLSPNRQYHCTGSIYFNEKNVDNQNITVHTDYGVPDAPQNLTVPHTNTTCVTVTWTKPEDTSKGHIHGYIVKFSVNGRIDHHTTVSTTHYTYNGFEPYTTASVNVSAYTKNSRNETLESRSEMREFRTKAGVPEKVRKVKTTLTADNAVHITCEKGKEFGPQAKVVLIWEIDGKNEKDHNDKQCEFKKENLLYLTKYKFKIYVFNGEHDGPAVVESIKTRYNSRALIIFLAFLIIVTVIALLLVLYKIYDLHKKKLSNSSEGVNLVAVKDDDKQLLNIEPIPSELLLDTYKRKIADEGRLFLEEFQSIPRVFSKFSIKEAKKSHNQNKNRYVDILPYDHNRVELSEMPGDPGSDYINASYIDGFKEPRKYIAAQGPKDETTDDFWRMIWEQKATIIVMVTRCEEGKRNKCAQYWPSMENGTATYGDIIVKIYESKTCPDYVIQKLHITNGRERTAGRDVTHIQFTSWPDHGVPEDPHLLLKLRRRVNALSNFFSGPIVVHCSAGVGRTGTYIGIDAMLEGLDAEGRVDVYGYIVKLRRQRCLMVQVESQYILIHQALVEYNQYGETEVSLSELHSSLNNLKRKDHPSEPSLLEAEFQRLPSYKGWRTQNTGNREENKSKNRNSNIIPYDFNRVPIRHEDDCSKDGEHDSDDSSDEDSDCEESSKYVNASFITGYWGPKAMIATQGPLQETISDFWQMVFQRKVKVVVMLTELKEGDQELSAQYWGEGKQMYDGIEIQMADVSSGPSYTIRAFDVTHLKTKETQKVYQYQYHKWSGCDVPETPKDLVSMILNIKQKLPARAGTEDNRRTRSVPLLVHCCDGSQQTGVFCALMTLLESAETEEVIDVFQVVKSLRRTRLGMVSTFEQYQFLYDTIASTYPAQNGQIKKNSQQEDKVEFCSEVGKSDQETDLITADLSSPQPEETESPQTWDDSKAADSTKGTESSTNGPTTAALT from the exons ggATGgagacaacaacaacaacaactttGCCTG GTGCCACCCTCGCACACAGCACGCACCTCTCGGCGCACGCCGAGcgcagccccggcgcggcgcccACCGGCCCGGCACGCACCGGCTCCTCCGCCGCCCTCCCCGCACGCACCCCCTCCGCCGCCGGGAACGCCGCACCAG aTGATTACAATTCAACATCCTTGCACAGCACCAACTCATCAGACAGCATGCCAGCAAGCACTGGGATCAGCCCCACTCTCAGCTCCACTCACACAATAG AAACTACCACAGCGATACCTGAAGCAACTTGTG atATTATTGAAGACACAAAAGATTGTAAGAACAACTCTGAAATGGCTGAAGTTATACTGAAAAATCTCCCAGAAGacagagaatattttattttgggggaTGGCATAAACAAAACTGTGAGTTCCAGCAACCGTTCAGTGGAGCTTCCGAAATGCCAGATATACACTGTTCAAGTTAAAAATGGCAAGTGTTCAGACAGTAGTGCTTCTTCTTTTCGTGTTCCAAAAG TCATCAGTGGAACTCTTGCAGCCGATTACATAACCAACACATCTGCCGAGTTATGTTGGAAGAGGTCACTTACCTGTGCTAATGTGGCTGTTACCTGCAATG ATTCATGGTCTACACACTTAAGACATGAAAATCAATTTTGTGGAATCCTGGAACATTTATCACCAAATCGTCAGTACCACTGCACTGGATccatatattttaatgaaaagaatgTTGACAACCAAAACATCACCGTGCATACAGACTATGGTG TTCCAGATGCACCACAAAACCTTACGGTACCACATACAAATACCACATGTGTAACAGTTACATGGACAAAACCTGAGGACACTTCGAAAGGTCACATACATGGCTACATTGTGAAATTCTCTGTGAACGGCAGAA TTGATCATCACACAACAGTCAGCACAACTCACTATACTTACAATGGATTTGAGCCTTATACCACAGCTTCTGTAAATGTGTCTGCGTATACAAAGAACAGTCGCAATGAGACACTTGAAAGCAGGAGTGAAATGCGTGAATTTAGAACAAAAGCTGGAG TACCAGAAAAAGTGCGTAAGGTTAAAACAACATTGACAGCTGATAATGCTGTCCATATTACATGCgaaaaaggaaaagagtttGGACCACAAGCAAAAGTTGTATTGATTTGGGAGATtgatggaaaaaatgaaaaggaccATAATGACAAGcaatgtgaatttaaaaaagaaaatctcttgtACTTGACAAAGTATAAATTTAAG ATCTATGTGTTTAATGGAGAACATGATGGGCCAGCAGTAGTGGAGAGTATAAAAACCAGAT ATAATTCCAGAGCCTTGATTATATTCTTGGCATTCTTGATCATTGTGACTGTAATTGCCTTACTACTGGTTCTGTACAAAATCTATGATCTCCACAAAAAAAAGCTTAG CAATTCTTCTGAAGGCGTGAACCTTGTTGCAG TTAAAGATGATGACAAACAACTTCTCAACATAGAGCCAATACCCTCGGAGCTATTGCTGGACACTTACAAGAGGAAGATTGCAGATGAAGGAAGGCTCTTCTTGGAAGAATTTCAG AGTATTCCTAGAGTTTTCAGTAAATTTTCCATAAAGGAGGCCAAAAAGAGCCATAATCAGAACAAAAACCGTTACGTTGATATTCTTCCAT aTGACCATAACCGTGTTGAGCTCTCAGAGATGCCAGGAGATCCAGGATCAGACTATATAAATGCAAGTTATATTGAT GGCTTCAAAGAACCAAGAAAATACATTGCTGCACAAG GTCCCAAGGATGAAACCACAGATGATTTCTGGAGAATGATCTGGGAACAGAAGGCAACGATTATTGTCATGGTGACTCGCTgtgaggaaggaaagagg AACAAATGTGCCCAGTACTGGCCATCAATGGAGAACGGCACTGCAACGTATGGGGACATCATTGTGAAGATCTATGAAAGTAAAACGTGTCCAGACTACGTCATTCAGAAACTGCACATCACAAAC GGAAGAGAAAGGACAGCTGGAAGAGATGTCACTCATATCCAGTTCACCAGCTGGCCAGACCATGGGGTCCCTGAGGATCCACATCTCCTTCTCAAACTCCGACGCAGAGTCAACGCTCTCAGCAACTTCTTTAGTGGTCCAATCGTGGTTCATTGCAG CGCCGGCGTTGGGCGCACCGGGACGTACATAGGGATCGATGCCATGCTGGAGGGGCTGGACGCCGAGGGCAGAGTGGATGTGTACGGCTACATCGTCAAACTGCGCCGGCAGCGATGCCTCATGGTCCAAGTGGAG TCACAGTACATCCTTATTCATCAAGCTCTGGTGGAATACAATCAGTATGGAGAAACGGAGGTCAGTCTCTCAGAACTGCATTCTTCCCTTAacaatctgaaaagaaaagacCACCCGAGTGAGCCTTCTCTGCTGGAGGCAGAGTTCCAG CGATTGCCTTCCTATAAGGGGTGGCGGACACAGAACACTGGGAATcgggaggaaaataaaagcaaaaacagGAATTCCAACATAATTCCTT ATGACTTTAACCGAGTGCCCATCAGGCATGAAGACGATTGCAGTAAGGATGGTGAGCATGATTCAGATGACTCCTCGGATGAGGACAGCGACTGTGAGGAATCCAGCAAATACGTCAATGCTTCCTTCATAACG GGTTACTGGGGTCCAAAAGCCATGATTGCAACACAGGGACCACTGCAGGAAACTATCTCTGACTTCTGGCAAATGGTATTCCAAAGAAAAGTCAAAGTCGTGGTTATGCTGACAGAATTGAAGGAAGGAGATCAG GAACTCAGTGCACAGTActggggagaaggaaaacagatgtATGATGGCATAGAAATTCAAATGGCAGATGTCAGCTCTGGTCCTAGCTATACCATACGTGCATTTGATGTCACACATCTGAAG ACAAAAGAAACTCAGAAGGTGTATCAGTATCAGTACCATAAGTGGAGTGGCTGTGATGTTCCAGAAACCCCCAAGGATTTAGTCAGCATGATTCTCAACATTAAACAAAAGCtcccagccagagcaggcaCTGAGGACAACAGGAGAACCCGCAGTGTCCCACTCCTTGTCCACTGCTG TGACGGATCACAGCAGACTGGTGTATTTTGTGCTTTAATGACCCTTTTGGAAAGTGCAGAAACAGAAGAAGTAATAGATGTTTTCCAAGTGGTCAAATCTCTTCGTCGCACCAGGCTGGGAATGGTGTCCACCTTT gaacAATACCAATTTCTGTACGACACCATTGCCAGTACCTACCCTGCACAGAATGGACAAATAAAGAAGAACAGCCAGCAGGAAGATAAAGTTGAATTTTGCAGTGAAGTAGGAAAATCAGATCAGGAAACTGATTTGATCACAGCTGATCTTAGCTCACCACAGCCAGAGGAAACAGAGTCACCTCAAACATGGGATGATTCTAAAGCTGCAGACAGCACTAAGGGAACAGAAAGCTCTACAAATGGCCCCACAACTGCAGCTCTAACTTAA
- the PTPRC gene encoding receptor-type tyrosine-protein phosphatase C isoform X6 — translation METTTTTTLPETTTAIPEATCDIIEDTKDCKNNSEMAEVILKNLPEDREYFILGDGINKTVSSSNRSVELPKCQIYTVQVKNGKCSDSSASSFRVPKVISGTLAADYITNTSAELCWKRSLTCANVAVTCNDSWSTHLRHENQFCGILEHLSPNRQYHCTGSIYFNEKNVDNQNITVHTDYGVPDAPQNLTVPHTNTTCVTVTWTKPEDTSKGHIHGYIVKFSVNGRIDHHTTVSTTHYTYNGFEPYTTASVNVSAYTKNSRNETLESRSEMREFRTKAGVPEKVRKVKTTLTADNAVHITCEKGKEFGPQAKVVLIWEIDGKNEKDHNDKQCEFKKENLLYLTKYKFKIYVFNGEHDGPAVVESIKTRYNSRALIIFLAFLIIVTVIALLLVLYKIYDLHKKKLSNSSEGVNLVAVKDDDKQLLNIEPIPSELLLDTYKRKIADEGRLFLEEFQSIPRVFSKFSIKEAKKSHNQNKNRYVDILPYDHNRVELSEMPGDPGSDYINASYIDGFKEPRKYIAAQGPKDETTDDFWRMIWEQKATIIVMVTRCEEGKRNKCAQYWPSMENGTATYGDIIVKIYESKTCPDYVIQKLHITNGRERTAGRDVTHIQFTSWPDHGVPEDPHLLLKLRRRVNALSNFFSGPIVVHCSAGVGRTGTYIGIDAMLEGLDAEGRVDVYGYIVKLRRQRCLMVQVESQYILIHQALVEYNQYGETEVSLSELHSSLNNLKRKDHPSEPSLLEAEFQRLPSYKGWRTQNTGNREENKSKNRNSNIIPYDFNRVPIRHEDDCSKDGEHDSDDSSDEDSDCEESSKYVNASFITGYWGPKAMIATQGPLQETISDFWQMVFQRKVKVVVMLTELKEGDQELSAQYWGEGKQMYDGIEIQMADVSSGPSYTIRAFDVTHLKTKETQKVYQYQYHKWSGCDVPETPKDLVSMILNIKQKLPARAGTEDNRRTRSVPLLVHCCDGSQQTGVFCALMTLLESAETEEVIDVFQVVKSLRRTRLGMVSTFEQYQFLYDTIASTYPAQNGQIKKNSQQEDKVEFCSEVGKSDQETDLITADLSSPQPEETESPQTWDDSKAADSTKGTESSTNGPTTAALT, via the exons ATGgagacaacaacaacaacaactttGCCTG AAACTACCACAGCGATACCTGAAGCAACTTGTG atATTATTGAAGACACAAAAGATTGTAAGAACAACTCTGAAATGGCTGAAGTTATACTGAAAAATCTCCCAGAAGacagagaatattttattttgggggaTGGCATAAACAAAACTGTGAGTTCCAGCAACCGTTCAGTGGAGCTTCCGAAATGCCAGATATACACTGTTCAAGTTAAAAATGGCAAGTGTTCAGACAGTAGTGCTTCTTCTTTTCGTGTTCCAAAAG TCATCAGTGGAACTCTTGCAGCCGATTACATAACCAACACATCTGCCGAGTTATGTTGGAAGAGGTCACTTACCTGTGCTAATGTGGCTGTTACCTGCAATG ATTCATGGTCTACACACTTAAGACATGAAAATCAATTTTGTGGAATCCTGGAACATTTATCACCAAATCGTCAGTACCACTGCACTGGATccatatattttaatgaaaagaatgTTGACAACCAAAACATCACCGTGCATACAGACTATGGTG TTCCAGATGCACCACAAAACCTTACGGTACCACATACAAATACCACATGTGTAACAGTTACATGGACAAAACCTGAGGACACTTCGAAAGGTCACATACATGGCTACATTGTGAAATTCTCTGTGAACGGCAGAA TTGATCATCACACAACAGTCAGCACAACTCACTATACTTACAATGGATTTGAGCCTTATACCACAGCTTCTGTAAATGTGTCTGCGTATACAAAGAACAGTCGCAATGAGACACTTGAAAGCAGGAGTGAAATGCGTGAATTTAGAACAAAAGCTGGAG TACCAGAAAAAGTGCGTAAGGTTAAAACAACATTGACAGCTGATAATGCTGTCCATATTACATGCgaaaaaggaaaagagtttGGACCACAAGCAAAAGTTGTATTGATTTGGGAGATtgatggaaaaaatgaaaaggaccATAATGACAAGcaatgtgaatttaaaaaagaaaatctcttgtACTTGACAAAGTATAAATTTAAG ATCTATGTGTTTAATGGAGAACATGATGGGCCAGCAGTAGTGGAGAGTATAAAAACCAGAT ATAATTCCAGAGCCTTGATTATATTCTTGGCATTCTTGATCATTGTGACTGTAATTGCCTTACTACTGGTTCTGTACAAAATCTATGATCTCCACAAAAAAAAGCTTAG CAATTCTTCTGAAGGCGTGAACCTTGTTGCAG TTAAAGATGATGACAAACAACTTCTCAACATAGAGCCAATACCCTCGGAGCTATTGCTGGACACTTACAAGAGGAAGATTGCAGATGAAGGAAGGCTCTTCTTGGAAGAATTTCAG AGTATTCCTAGAGTTTTCAGTAAATTTTCCATAAAGGAGGCCAAAAAGAGCCATAATCAGAACAAAAACCGTTACGTTGATATTCTTCCAT aTGACCATAACCGTGTTGAGCTCTCAGAGATGCCAGGAGATCCAGGATCAGACTATATAAATGCAAGTTATATTGAT GGCTTCAAAGAACCAAGAAAATACATTGCTGCACAAG GTCCCAAGGATGAAACCACAGATGATTTCTGGAGAATGATCTGGGAACAGAAGGCAACGATTATTGTCATGGTGACTCGCTgtgaggaaggaaagagg AACAAATGTGCCCAGTACTGGCCATCAATGGAGAACGGCACTGCAACGTATGGGGACATCATTGTGAAGATCTATGAAAGTAAAACGTGTCCAGACTACGTCATTCAGAAACTGCACATCACAAAC GGAAGAGAAAGGACAGCTGGAAGAGATGTCACTCATATCCAGTTCACCAGCTGGCCAGACCATGGGGTCCCTGAGGATCCACATCTCCTTCTCAAACTCCGACGCAGAGTCAACGCTCTCAGCAACTTCTTTAGTGGTCCAATCGTGGTTCATTGCAG CGCCGGCGTTGGGCGCACCGGGACGTACATAGGGATCGATGCCATGCTGGAGGGGCTGGACGCCGAGGGCAGAGTGGATGTGTACGGCTACATCGTCAAACTGCGCCGGCAGCGATGCCTCATGGTCCAAGTGGAG TCACAGTACATCCTTATTCATCAAGCTCTGGTGGAATACAATCAGTATGGAGAAACGGAGGTCAGTCTCTCAGAACTGCATTCTTCCCTTAacaatctgaaaagaaaagacCACCCGAGTGAGCCTTCTCTGCTGGAGGCAGAGTTCCAG CGATTGCCTTCCTATAAGGGGTGGCGGACACAGAACACTGGGAATcgggaggaaaataaaagcaaaaacagGAATTCCAACATAATTCCTT ATGACTTTAACCGAGTGCCCATCAGGCATGAAGACGATTGCAGTAAGGATGGTGAGCATGATTCAGATGACTCCTCGGATGAGGACAGCGACTGTGAGGAATCCAGCAAATACGTCAATGCTTCCTTCATAACG GGTTACTGGGGTCCAAAAGCCATGATTGCAACACAGGGACCACTGCAGGAAACTATCTCTGACTTCTGGCAAATGGTATTCCAAAGAAAAGTCAAAGTCGTGGTTATGCTGACAGAATTGAAGGAAGGAGATCAG GAACTCAGTGCACAGTActggggagaaggaaaacagatgtATGATGGCATAGAAATTCAAATGGCAGATGTCAGCTCTGGTCCTAGCTATACCATACGTGCATTTGATGTCACACATCTGAAG ACAAAAGAAACTCAGAAGGTGTATCAGTATCAGTACCATAAGTGGAGTGGCTGTGATGTTCCAGAAACCCCCAAGGATTTAGTCAGCATGATTCTCAACATTAAACAAAAGCtcccagccagagcaggcaCTGAGGACAACAGGAGAACCCGCAGTGTCCCACTCCTTGTCCACTGCTG TGACGGATCACAGCAGACTGGTGTATTTTGTGCTTTAATGACCCTTTTGGAAAGTGCAGAAACAGAAGAAGTAATAGATGTTTTCCAAGTGGTCAAATCTCTTCGTCGCACCAGGCTGGGAATGGTGTCCACCTTT gaacAATACCAATTTCTGTACGACACCATTGCCAGTACCTACCCTGCACAGAATGGACAAATAAAGAAGAACAGCCAGCAGGAAGATAAAGTTGAATTTTGCAGTGAAGTAGGAAAATCAGATCAGGAAACTGATTTGATCACAGCTGATCTTAGCTCACCACAGCCAGAGGAAACAGAGTCACCTCAAACATGGGATGATTCTAAAGCTGCAGACAGCACTAAGGGAACAGAAAGCTCTACAAATGGCCCCACAACTGCAGCTCTAACTTAA
- the PTPRC gene encoding receptor-type tyrosine-protein phosphatase C isoform X5, whose product MKAEISGMETTTTTTLPETTTAIPEATCDIIEDTKDCKNNSEMAEVILKNLPEDREYFILGDGINKTVSSSNRSVELPKCQIYTVQVKNGKCSDSSASSFRVPKVISGTLAADYITNTSAELCWKRSLTCANVAVTCNDSWSTHLRHENQFCGILEHLSPNRQYHCTGSIYFNEKNVDNQNITVHTDYGVPDAPQNLTVPHTNTTCVTVTWTKPEDTSKGHIHGYIVKFSVNGRIDHHTTVSTTHYTYNGFEPYTTASVNVSAYTKNSRNETLESRSEMREFRTKAGVPEKVRKVKTTLTADNAVHITCEKGKEFGPQAKVVLIWEIDGKNEKDHNDKQCEFKKENLLYLTKYKFKIYVFNGEHDGPAVVESIKTRYNSRALIIFLAFLIIVTVIALLLVLYKIYDLHKKKLSNSSEGVNLVAVKDDDKQLLNIEPIPSELLLDTYKRKIADEGRLFLEEFQSIPRVFSKFSIKEAKKSHNQNKNRYVDILPYDHNRVELSEMPGDPGSDYINASYIDGFKEPRKYIAAQGPKDETTDDFWRMIWEQKATIIVMVTRCEEGKRNKCAQYWPSMENGTATYGDIIVKIYESKTCPDYVIQKLHITNGRERTAGRDVTHIQFTSWPDHGVPEDPHLLLKLRRRVNALSNFFSGPIVVHCSAGVGRTGTYIGIDAMLEGLDAEGRVDVYGYIVKLRRQRCLMVQVESQYILIHQALVEYNQYGETEVSLSELHSSLNNLKRKDHPSEPSLLEAEFQRLPSYKGWRTQNTGNREENKSKNRNSNIIPYDFNRVPIRHEDDCSKDGEHDSDDSSDEDSDCEESSKYVNASFITGYWGPKAMIATQGPLQETISDFWQMVFQRKVKVVVMLTELKEGDQELSAQYWGEGKQMYDGIEIQMADVSSGPSYTIRAFDVTHLKTKETQKVYQYQYHKWSGCDVPETPKDLVSMILNIKQKLPARAGTEDNRRTRSVPLLVHCCDGSQQTGVFCALMTLLESAETEEVIDVFQVVKSLRRTRLGMVSTFEQYQFLYDTIASTYPAQNGQIKKNSQQEDKVEFCSEVGKSDQETDLITADLSSPQPEETESPQTWDDSKAADSTKGTESSTNGPTTAALT is encoded by the exons ggATGgagacaacaacaacaacaactttGCCTG AAACTACCACAGCGATACCTGAAGCAACTTGTG atATTATTGAAGACACAAAAGATTGTAAGAACAACTCTGAAATGGCTGAAGTTATACTGAAAAATCTCCCAGAAGacagagaatattttattttgggggaTGGCATAAACAAAACTGTGAGTTCCAGCAACCGTTCAGTGGAGCTTCCGAAATGCCAGATATACACTGTTCAAGTTAAAAATGGCAAGTGTTCAGACAGTAGTGCTTCTTCTTTTCGTGTTCCAAAAG TCATCAGTGGAACTCTTGCAGCCGATTACATAACCAACACATCTGCCGAGTTATGTTGGAAGAGGTCACTTACCTGTGCTAATGTGGCTGTTACCTGCAATG ATTCATGGTCTACACACTTAAGACATGAAAATCAATTTTGTGGAATCCTGGAACATTTATCACCAAATCGTCAGTACCACTGCACTGGATccatatattttaatgaaaagaatgTTGACAACCAAAACATCACCGTGCATACAGACTATGGTG TTCCAGATGCACCACAAAACCTTACGGTACCACATACAAATACCACATGTGTAACAGTTACATGGACAAAACCTGAGGACACTTCGAAAGGTCACATACATGGCTACATTGTGAAATTCTCTGTGAACGGCAGAA TTGATCATCACACAACAGTCAGCACAACTCACTATACTTACAATGGATTTGAGCCTTATACCACAGCTTCTGTAAATGTGTCTGCGTATACAAAGAACAGTCGCAATGAGACACTTGAAAGCAGGAGTGAAATGCGTGAATTTAGAACAAAAGCTGGAG TACCAGAAAAAGTGCGTAAGGTTAAAACAACATTGACAGCTGATAATGCTGTCCATATTACATGCgaaaaaggaaaagagtttGGACCACAAGCAAAAGTTGTATTGATTTGGGAGATtgatggaaaaaatgaaaaggaccATAATGACAAGcaatgtgaatttaaaaaagaaaatctcttgtACTTGACAAAGTATAAATTTAAG ATCTATGTGTTTAATGGAGAACATGATGGGCCAGCAGTAGTGGAGAGTATAAAAACCAGAT ATAATTCCAGAGCCTTGATTATATTCTTGGCATTCTTGATCATTGTGACTGTAATTGCCTTACTACTGGTTCTGTACAAAATCTATGATCTCCACAAAAAAAAGCTTAG CAATTCTTCTGAAGGCGTGAACCTTGTTGCAG TTAAAGATGATGACAAACAACTTCTCAACATAGAGCCAATACCCTCGGAGCTATTGCTGGACACTTACAAGAGGAAGATTGCAGATGAAGGAAGGCTCTTCTTGGAAGAATTTCAG AGTATTCCTAGAGTTTTCAGTAAATTTTCCATAAAGGAGGCCAAAAAGAGCCATAATCAGAACAAAAACCGTTACGTTGATATTCTTCCAT aTGACCATAACCGTGTTGAGCTCTCAGAGATGCCAGGAGATCCAGGATCAGACTATATAAATGCAAGTTATATTGAT GGCTTCAAAGAACCAAGAAAATACATTGCTGCACAAG GTCCCAAGGATGAAACCACAGATGATTTCTGGAGAATGATCTGGGAACAGAAGGCAACGATTATTGTCATGGTGACTCGCTgtgaggaaggaaagagg AACAAATGTGCCCAGTACTGGCCATCAATGGAGAACGGCACTGCAACGTATGGGGACATCATTGTGAAGATCTATGAAAGTAAAACGTGTCCAGACTACGTCATTCAGAAACTGCACATCACAAAC GGAAGAGAAAGGACAGCTGGAAGAGATGTCACTCATATCCAGTTCACCAGCTGGCCAGACCATGGGGTCCCTGAGGATCCACATCTCCTTCTCAAACTCCGACGCAGAGTCAACGCTCTCAGCAACTTCTTTAGTGGTCCAATCGTGGTTCATTGCAG CGCCGGCGTTGGGCGCACCGGGACGTACATAGGGATCGATGCCATGCTGGAGGGGCTGGACGCCGAGGGCAGAGTGGATGTGTACGGCTACATCGTCAAACTGCGCCGGCAGCGATGCCTCATGGTCCAAGTGGAG TCACAGTACATCCTTATTCATCAAGCTCTGGTGGAATACAATCAGTATGGAGAAACGGAGGTCAGTCTCTCAGAACTGCATTCTTCCCTTAacaatctgaaaagaaaagacCACCCGAGTGAGCCTTCTCTGCTGGAGGCAGAGTTCCAG CGATTGCCTTCCTATAAGGGGTGGCGGACACAGAACACTGGGAATcgggaggaaaataaaagcaaaaacagGAATTCCAACATAATTCCTT ATGACTTTAACCGAGTGCCCATCAGGCATGAAGACGATTGCAGTAAGGATGGTGAGCATGATTCAGATGACTCCTCGGATGAGGACAGCGACTGTGAGGAATCCAGCAAATACGTCAATGCTTCCTTCATAACG GGTTACTGGGGTCCAAAAGCCATGATTGCAACACAGGGACCACTGCAGGAAACTATCTCTGACTTCTGGCAAATGGTATTCCAAAGAAAAGTCAAAGTCGTGGTTATGCTGACAGAATTGAAGGAAGGAGATCAG GAACTCAGTGCACAGTActggggagaaggaaaacagatgtATGATGGCATAGAAATTCAAATGGCAGATGTCAGCTCTGGTCCTAGCTATACCATACGTGCATTTGATGTCACACATCTGAAG ACAAAAGAAACTCAGAAGGTGTATCAGTATCAGTACCATAAGTGGAGTGGCTGTGATGTTCCAGAAACCCCCAAGGATTTAGTCAGCATGATTCTCAACATTAAACAAAAGCtcccagccagagcaggcaCTGAGGACAACAGGAGAACCCGCAGTGTCCCACTCCTTGTCCACTGCTG TGACGGATCACAGCAGACTGGTGTATTTTGTGCTTTAATGACCCTTTTGGAAAGTGCAGAAACAGAAGAAGTAATAGATGTTTTCCAAGTGGTCAAATCTCTTCGTCGCACCAGGCTGGGAATGGTGTCCACCTTT gaacAATACCAATTTCTGTACGACACCATTGCCAGTACCTACCCTGCACAGAATGGACAAATAAAGAAGAACAGCCAGCAGGAAGATAAAGTTGAATTTTGCAGTGAAGTAGGAAAATCAGATCAGGAAACTGATTTGATCACAGCTGATCTTAGCTCACCACAGCCAGAGGAAACAGAGTCACCTCAAACATGGGATGATTCTAAAGCTGCAGACAGCACTAAGGGAACAGAAAGCTCTACAAATGGCCCCACAACTGCAGCTCTAACTTAA